The Erythrobacter litoralis HTCC2594 nucleotide sequence CTCAAACGTCCTGCATTGTCGCGCGCGCCTTTTGCACATGCGGGCGCGCGCCGAAAGGGGCGACGATCGGGATAGGGGAATTAACCGGGAGGCTTCGCCGCTTGCCGCCCGATCCCGGGCGGCAGCCAGTCGCGTCAGACCACGACCGCCCGCCCCCGGAACCCGAGGGTATTGGTCGTAGTGGTCGTGCAGACATGCGGTGCCATGTGCAGAGACATAACCCCGCACCGCCGAATTTTCAATGACGACGGAAAAGGGCCCGCACCATGACGGCGCGAGCCCTTGAATTCGAATCGGTTGTCTTATGCTGCGGTCGGTTGCGGGACCGATGCCGGCTGTTTGGGCAGTTCCGACACGTTGGTGGCGGGCGTATCCGTTTTCGGCTCTTCCTTGCGGTCCATGTATTTCTTTACCGCATAGCCGCCCACGCCCATCGCCACCATTGCAGGCAGGCTCAGGCGGCGCAGGACCATCGGAACCGCCGCGCCAATGACGGCCCCGGTCGGGCCGCCGATGCCGCGTGCGTTCTGTGCCAGCTTTCCGCCCACGAGGGCGCCGATCATCTTGCCAATCATGTCAATCTCCTTCTTTGGGAAATCAACGGGATAGACCGGCAAAAGTTCCAGCGGCCTTGCCGCAGACCGACAACCGTTCAACCGATGTCGAGCGTCCGGCTGCCCGCAACAGAGGTGATGCGCTTGGTCCCGGCGAGCGCGGTGCCCTGTTGGCGGATCGAGCCGAGGAAATGATAGTCCGCAATTGCGCGTTCGGGCGTCAGTTCGACCGCGAGATAGCCGCGCTGCGAGGTGTCGGCCCATTTGAGCTGCGGGTTCTCGGAAACGATGCCGCTCGCAAAGGTCCTGGGATCGATGGCCGACAGGTAGCTTTCGGCGCCCGGCGACGTGACGCTCTGTCCGCCGAATTCGACGCCGACCTTTTCGCCCGCATGATCGAGCTCGAATGCCCACGCATTATGCGTGTCGCCCGCCAGCACCAACAGATCGGCACCGGCCTCGAGCGATGCCGCGAACAGGCGCTCGCGCGCTGCGGGATAGCCGTCCCATGCGTCCATATTGAAGGGTATGCCGGCGGACCCCGCCAGCACCGCGGCCAGCAGGCGCTGGCGCGCGAATTCGGGGATGGCATCGCCAACGGCGGTGGCGAGCGAACCCGGCGTACGCGAGGATCCCATCAACACCTGCTGCGCGAGCACCTGCCAAGTCTTGCCCGCCGCTTTCGAGCGCCTGAGACCATCGGCGAGCCATGTCTCCTGCTGGGCACCCAGCACCGTGCGTGCCGGATCGCGATAGTCGCCATCCCGGAATGCTATCAGGGCTCGCATGGCCTCTTCGGGCGACGATTTTTCTTGCAGCACATCGCCGATGCTGAACTGTTTGGAACGGGCCTCGAGCCGCGTTTCGAGGCGGAAGATCGTGGCGAGATCGCCGATCTCGTAGCTCGCCCAGTCCTCGTCGCTCACCGGCAGCCATTCGCGATAGGCGCGCACCGCCGCCCGTTTGCGCACACTCCATTCGCCTTCGGTCTCGGGCTGGTG carries:
- a CDS encoding alkaline phosphatase D family protein encodes the protein MISTELPAAARLPALDRRGLLKGIGLGAGLVSVPLSARIGERGFTHGVASGEPGATSVLLWSRYVAEQTTMVAWEVKEADGGQVVAGGEIEASPDSDWCIKPRAEGLRPGAWYLYRFRDAAGNVSEEGRTRTLPQGAVDRFRMAVFSCANIGYGWFNAYRHAAESNAFDLLVHTGDYFYEYQPGRYPSADQALPGRFLDPRSETVNLADYRLRHATYRRDPDLRRLTQLYPMILGWDDHESANDSYATGAENHQPETEGEWSVRKRAAVRAYREWLPVSDEDWASYEIGDLATIFRLETRLEARSKQFSIGDVLQEKSSPEEAMRALIAFRDGDYRDPARTVLGAQQETWLADGLRRSKAAGKTWQVLAQQVLMGSSRTPGSLATAVGDAIPEFARQRLLAAVLAGSAGIPFNMDAWDGYPAARERLFAASLEAGADLLVLAGDTHNAWAFELDHAGEKVGVEFGGQSVTSPGAESYLSAIDPRTFASGIVSENPQLKWADTSQRGYLAVELTPERAIADYHFLGSIRQQGTALAGTKRITSVAGSRTLDIG